A region of the Gemmatimonadota bacterium genome:
CCACGCTTCCCGCCGCCCAGTTCTTTACACGCTGGATCACCCACCTGTGCGCGCCGACCTTCGTCTTCCTGGCCGGGACGGCGCTAGCGCTAAGCTTCGAGCGGCGCCGTCTTGCCGGGGCCCGTGACCGCGACCTGGACCTGCACCTGTTCAAGCGGGCGCTCGTCATCCTTGCTTTCGAACTGCTGTGGTGGTCTCCGTTCAGTCTCCAGGTCCTGTTCGCCATCGCCATGGGCCTGATCTGCATGATCCCCTTGCGGCGCCTGTCCACCCGCATGCTGCTGATCGCCGCCCTTTCGATCCTGTTCCTTCACGAAGCCGTGTTCTGGGGCATCATGCACCTGGGTGGCATTACGGCCGACATGATTCGCGAGGTGACGAAGATGCCGATGCCGGACGGGGAATTCGATCAGGAAGCGATGAACGAGGCGGCCGCCCAGGTCCGCAACCTGGGCTGGATGAGCGTTTTCAACCCGTTTTTTCATCCGGGACTGCTCGTCAAGATCGGTCCCATACCCCTGTGGGTGCAGTATCCCTTCGTGCCCTGGCTGGGGATGATGATCCTGGGCTGGCTGCTGGGACGCATTCTGGTGCAACAATCAATTGCCCCTGCGCCGTCGCCCAATGTTTCAAGTGGCTCGACCGTCGATGCGCGCGCAGGCGCGCCACGGTCCTTGATCTCAGTCGAGCGCTTGCTGGTCATCGCGGGGCTTCTGGCGCTGGGCCTGTTTGTGCTGTTCCGCGTCTGGAACGGTTATGGCAACATGCTGCTCCTTCGCGAGGACTTTTCCCTGGTACAGTGGCTTTATGTCAGCAAATACCCGCCAAGCCTGACCTTCGCCCTGCTGGAATTGGGTCTGATGGCCCTGGTACTGTCCGGATTC
Encoded here:
- a CDS encoding DUF1624 domain-containing protein translates to MAAIDWMRGLVMVLMAIDHASLAFNGGRLGGDSWYAHEPGSTLPAAQFFTRWITHLCAPTFVFLAGTALALSFERRRLAGARDRDLDLHLFKRALVILAFELLWWSPFSLQVLFAIAMGLICMIPLRRLSTRMLLIAALSILFLHEAVFWGIMHLGGITADMIREVTKMPMPDGEFDQEAMNEAAAQVRNLGWMSVFNPFFHPGLLVKIGPIPLWVQYPFVPWLGMMILGWLLGRILVQQSIAPAPSPNVSSGSTVDARAGAPRSLISVERLLVIAGLLALGLFVLFRVWNGYGNMLLLREDFSLVQWLYVSKYPPSLTFALLELGLMALVLSGFFRYQRNLKSPIRNRNPLLVFGQTAFFFYLIHMHILIFSGLALGMFMQQGLGAAYLAALAVLILLYPVCLWFRRFKARRPKGWVRYI